One part of the Candidatus Neomarinimicrobiota bacterium genome encodes these proteins:
- a CDS encoding YjbQ family protein, which translates to MVHTFQLSTSRSLCFTDITSKVRHIVRESGCRNGIAVVFTPHTTAGITINENADPHVLDDLIWKFRDLVPPDEIEYLHAEGNSHSHVLSTLTGVSESLIIHEGKLLLGVWQGLYFCEFDGPRKRTVHIKIIPDRE; encoded by the coding sequence ATGGTACACACATTTCAACTATCCACAAGCCGTTCCCTTTGTTTCACGGATATTACCTCTAAAGTACGCCACATTGTCCGTGAGTCCGGCTGCCGGAACGGGATTGCTGTGGTTTTTACTCCCCACACCACAGCAGGGATTACCATTAATGAAAATGCCGATCCCCATGTCCTTGATGATCTGATCTGGAAGTTCAGGGATCTGGTTCCGCCGGATGAGATTGAATACCTCCATGCTGAGGGGAACAGCCATAGTCATGTTTTATCCACTTTAACAGGGGTATCAGAATCACTTATCATCCATGAAGGGAAACTGCTGCTTGGTGTGTGGCAGGGACTTTATTTTTGTGAATTTGACGGGCCGCGCAAACGAACGGTCCACATCAAAATCATTCCGGACCGGGAATAA
- a CDS encoding YifB family Mg chelatase-like AAA ATPase gives MLSKVYSAGLEGVHAFEITIETHHIPSTPRHIMVGLAEGAVKESFSRIVSAVKSSGYAFPGGKITQNLAPADLRKEGSSFDLPLATGILACDRVIRSERLKDFIILGELALDGHVRSIRGALPIAMGMPDFHKSDIIVPKENAIEAAIPGTARVWGIHTLREAIDVLNGETDLSPVTVNVESLFQKNRHYPFDFSEVKGQEHVKRALEIAAAGGHNVIMIGPPGSGKSMLAKRFPSILPDPTLDEALETTKIHSIAGLLPGHCGLLATRPFRSPHHTISDSALVGGGRYPKPGEVSLAHNGVLFLDEFPEFKKNVLEVMRQPLEDGEVTISRALTSLTYPAKFMLVAAMNPCPCGYHTDPGHTCTCSEGQIQNYLGRISGPLMDRIDIHVDVPAVSFKELQNKQNGESSEIIRKRVQKARHRQTKRFEKYRDCHCNAHMTTRMIREFAPLDETCNLLLEQASLQLGLSARAFSRIQKVALTIADLAESETILPEHVSEAIQYRSLDKTLVF, from the coding sequence ATGTTATCAAAAGTCTACTCGGCAGGATTGGAAGGTGTCCACGCATTTGAAATCACCATTGAGACTCACCATATTCCCAGTACTCCCCGGCATATCATGGTGGGTCTGGCGGAAGGGGCGGTAAAAGAGAGTTTTTCACGGATTGTTTCTGCTGTCAAATCTTCAGGATATGCTTTCCCGGGGGGGAAGATCACACAAAATCTTGCACCTGCCGATTTAAGAAAAGAGGGGAGTTCATTTGATTTGCCTTTGGCTACAGGAATTTTAGCCTGTGACAGGGTAATTCGTTCTGAACGGCTTAAAGATTTCATTATTCTGGGTGAACTGGCTCTGGATGGGCATGTACGGAGTATCAGAGGGGCTTTGCCGATCGCCATGGGTATGCCGGACTTCCATAAATCGGATATCATCGTCCCAAAAGAAAACGCCATAGAAGCAGCCATTCCCGGGACAGCCAGAGTCTGGGGAATCCACACACTCAGAGAAGCCATTGACGTACTAAATGGTGAGACGGACTTATCCCCGGTAACTGTTAATGTAGAATCCCTGTTTCAAAAGAATCGACATTATCCTTTTGATTTTTCTGAAGTTAAGGGACAGGAACATGTAAAGCGGGCTTTGGAGATAGCTGCTGCCGGTGGTCACAATGTTATTATGATCGGTCCGCCGGGATCAGGAAAATCCATGCTGGCTAAACGCTTTCCATCCATTTTACCGGATCCGACTCTTGATGAAGCCCTTGAAACCACGAAGATTCATTCCATTGCCGGGCTTCTGCCGGGACATTGCGGTCTGCTGGCGACCCGTCCTTTCCGTTCACCTCACCATACCATTTCCGACTCCGCCCTTGTCGGCGGAGGCCGCTATCCGAAACCCGGGGAAGTGAGTCTTGCCCACAATGGTGTCTTGTTTTTAGATGAATTTCCGGAATTCAAAAAGAATGTTCTGGAAGTGATGCGTCAACCCCTTGAGGATGGAGAAGTAACCATCAGTCGGGCCCTCACGAGTCTCACATATCCCGCAAAATTCATGCTGGTTGCCGCTATGAATCCCTGTCCCTGCGGATATCACACCGATCCGGGACACACGTGCACCTGCAGTGAAGGACAAATTCAAAATTATCTTGGACGGATATCGGGACCCCTTATGGACCGGATAGATATCCATGTAGATGTTCCCGCTGTTTCTTTCAAAGAACTCCAGAATAAGCAAAACGGGGAAAGTTCGGAAATCATCCGGAAACGGGTACAAAAAGCACGTCATCGTCAGACAAAACGGTTTGAAAAATATAGGGATTGTCACTGCAATGCTCACATGACAACACGGATGATCCGGGAATTTGCTCCTCTGGATGAAACCTGCAATCTGCTTCTGGAACAGGCCAGTCTTCAGTTGGGACTCAGCGCCAGAGCTTTCAGCCGGATTCAGAAAGTGGCGTTAACCATTGCCGATCTTGCCGAATCCGAAACCATCCTGCCAGAACACGTGAGCGAAGCAATTCAATACAGGAGCCTGGATAAAACACTGGTATTTTAA